A genomic stretch from Microtus pennsylvanicus isolate mMicPen1 chromosome 11, mMicPen1.hap1, whole genome shotgun sequence includes:
- the LOC142831808 gene encoding keratin-associated protein 9-3 isoform X1, with product MACCATSFCGFPTCSTGGTCGSSCCQPSCCPTSCCQPSCSQSSCCQPSCCQPSCCQPCCSQSSCCQPCCSQSSCCQPCCSQSSCCQPCCSQSSCCQPSCCGTGSGQEGGSGGVSCRVRWCRPDCRVEGTCLPPCCVVSSTPPTCCQLHHAQASCCRPSYCGQSCCRPACCCYCCPPSCSEPSC from the coding sequence ATGGCCTGCTGCGCTACTAGCTTCTGTGGCTTTCCCACATGCTCCACCGGTGGCACCTGTGGCTCtagctgctgccagcccagctgtTGTCCaaccagctgctgccagcccagctgctcccagtccagctgctgccagcccagctgttgtcagcccagctgctgccagccctgctgctcccagtccagctgctgccagccctgctgctcccagtccagctgctgccagccctgctgctcccagtccagctgctgccagccctgctgctcccAGTCCAGttgctgccagcccagctgctgtggAACTGGCAGTGGCCAGGAGGGTGGCAGTGGAGGCGTGAGCTGCCGCGTCAGATGGTGCCGCCCAGACTGCCGCGTGGAGGGCACCTGCCTGCCCCCCTGCTGTGTGGTGAGCAGCACACCCCCAACCTGCTGCCAGCTGCACCATGCCCAGGCCTCCTGCTGCCGCCCATCCTACTGTGGACAGTCCTGCTGCCGCCCAgcctgctgctgctactgctgcccCCCCAGCTGCTCTGAGCCCAGCTGCTAA
- the LOC142831810 gene encoding keratin-associated protein 9-3-like, with protein MACCATSFCGFPSCSTGATCGSSCFQPSCCEGSCGYGIGGGCGYGIGGGYGYGIGGGIGYGQEGGYGGVSYRVRWCRPDCRVEGTCLPPCCVVSSIPPTCCQLHHAQASCCRPSYCGQSCCRPACCCYCC; from the coding sequence ATGGCCTGCTGTGCTACTAGCTTCTGCGGCTTTCCCTCTTGCTCCACTGGTGCTACCTGCGGCTCCAGCTGCTTCCAACCAAGCTGCTGCGAAGGTAGCTGCGGCTATGGCATCGGAGGTGGCTGCGGCTATGGCATCGGAGGTGGCTACGGCTATGGCATCGGGGGTGGCATTGGCTACGGCCAGGAGGGTGGCTATGGAGGCGTGAGCTACCGCGTTAGATGGTGCCGCCCAGACTGCCGCGTGGAGGGCACCTGCCTGCCCCCCTGTTGCGTGGTGAGCTCTATTCCCCCAACCTGCTGCCAGCTGCACCATGCCCAGGCCTCCTGCTGCCGCCCATCCTACTGTGGACAGTCCTGCTGCCGCCCAgcctgctgctgctactgctgctaa
- the LOC142831808 gene encoding keratin-associated protein 9-3 isoform X2, which yields MACCATSFCGFPTCSTGGSSCCQPCCSQSSCCQPCCSQSSCCQPSCCGTGSGQEGGSGGVSCRVRWCRPDCRVEGTCLPPCCVVSSTPPTCCQLHHAQASCCRPSYCGQSCCRPACCCYCCPPSCSEPSC from the exons ATGGCCTGCTGCGCTACTAGCTTCTGTGGCTTTCCCACATGCTCCACCGGTGG gtccagctgctgccagccctgctgctcccagtccagctgctgccagccctgctgctcccAGTCCAGttgctgccagcccagctgctgtggAACTGGCAGTGGCCAGGAGGGTGGCAGTGGAGGCGTGAGCTGCCGCGTCAGATGGTGCCGCCCAGACTGCCGCGTGGAGGGCACCTGCCTGCCCCCCTGCTGTGTGGTGAGCAGCACACCCCCAACCTGCTGCCAGCTGCACCATGCCCAGGCCTCCTGCTGCCGCCCATCCTACTGTGGACAGTCCTGCTGCCGCCCAgcctgctgctgctactgctgcccCCCCAGCTGCTCTGAGCCCAGCTGCTAA